In Chryseobacterium sp. C-71, the genomic window GCTTTTATCAAATCAGAAGGATTTCCCGCATCAAAATGAGGCAGGGTTTCTTTAATGATATCCAATAATTGAAGCTGCGACATAATTATTTTCTGTTTCTGTGCATATAGATTTTTACTCCGATGATAATTGCCGGTAAAATGATTTGTGTAGGGAATTTACGATCTGCTACAGAGTCAAAAACATAAAGTGAACCCATACCTACCACAATCATCAGAGGGAAAGAAATTACCATCGTAATCAGAATAGTTGCCGATATTTTCCCTAAAGCATCAACTTTATCCTGTAAATTGATCTGGCTGAAATAATATTTAAAATTTCTAAAAGCTAAATAGATTGCCACTGCATTCGTCAGCAGGTAAAACATCAGTGCTTTGGTTCCAAAACTAAAAACATAGATGAAACTGAAAAGGTATGATAAAATAATAATGGTCGACAGAAATATAATCAGCGCAGGATTTTGATTTTTGAGAAAAAAACCTGCAATGCTGTACGCAATGGTATTAAGAAAACCACTTTTCTCATCTTTCCACTCCTGTGCGACTCTTTGGTTATTGCGGATAATATTTTTCGTCACCTCATTTTCAGAATTAAAACCATAAATGGCCGTAAGAATTTCACCGAGAATGACTTTATTGTTAATGTTGGTTCGCTGCATTTCGGCAACCACATTGTTGATGGAAAGGATATCATCATCAAATTCAAATTCGTCAACGAGACCTTGCAGATAATAGAATTTACGTTCGGTGGCAAAAGGATAATTTTTTTTGAAAGTGACCAGATCTTTGTTTTTCAAAATACCTTCAATAATTAAATGATTGCGGTCGTGCAGTAAATTCTTATAAAAATCTAAAGATTCTGCAGTTAAGAAGGAAGCATAATATTGCTGAAAATAAATCAGACTTTGCCATTGGTTTTTTCGTACAGCCTCAGAAAGAAAAGCTTTCAGGTTTGGAGTAAATAATTCGCTGAAATCTTCCAATTCCTCTTTGGAAATTTTTCTTAAATCAGGTTTAAAGGAAAGGTTGTGTGGGTAAATGTCTGTGTAAATACATTTGATCACGGGCAATTTCAGAATCTCATCAAAATTCTGTTTCTGATTTTTAATGAAATCTAAAAATGCTTCAATTTCATTAATGCTGAAAGTTTGGTTTAATTTGCTCTCGGCTTTTAACAGTTTTTCAGCTTTAATCAAATCCTGAGGGCTTTTAGGATTGAAATTCTGAATGTTCTGTTCTACAAATTCTTTCAGTCTGAAATTTTGCATGGTTATCAAATGGTTTTTGCAAAATAAAAGAATTTATTGATAATTCTTGCGCTCTGTTGTATTAATTTAAAAATTTAGAAAGCTTATTGCTCTCAAAATCATTTCTTAAAACTTGTTCGATTTAATTAAAATAAAAAGTCAATCCTATCAATTGCCTTAAAGAAGCTCCGTAGGAGCGATATGTTTGTAGAGAATTATCATAAATGTGACAGCGAGCTCCGTAGGAGCGGCACGTTCAACACCTTGTTTTCGAAATAACCAATCTCACCCATAGAACTTTTCTTTCTTACAATCAATATTTTCAAATTACCTTTGAATAAAATTCCCCCAATGAAAAATCTGAAAATATTTCTCCTTCTGTTCTTGCCCGCATTATTTTACACTCAGAAAATCAGGGTTTTCATTCTTGCAGGCCAATCAAACATGAACGGCTTTGGATATAATAAAGATTTACCGAATGATTTAAAAACATTTAAAGGTGTTTATATTTTTCAGGGAAATTCTGTTCCTGATGGCGACCTGAACGGCGGAATAGGGAAATGGGACATCCTGAAACCCGGCAACGGAACCGGATTTAAAACGGATGGAAAAACCAATCAGCTTTCAGACAGATTCGGTCCGGAGCTGTCTTTTGCCAAAAGGCTCAAAGAACTTTTTCCGAATGATAAAATTGCTTTGATTAAATATGCACGAGAAGGTTCTTCGATTAGTGTACAGGCAGCAGGTAGTTTTGGAAGTTGGGATCCTGAATTTGAGGATAAAAGAGCAATAAACCAATTGCTTCACTTCAAAAAGACCATTAGAAATGCTTTGAAAGAAAAGGATATTGATGGAAACGGAAAAGCTGATGAACTTATAATGTCCGGCATTCTTTGGATGCAAGGAGAAGGTGATGCCAGCTACAGTGAAGAAATTGCAAACATGTATTATTCTAATTTAACCAGCTTGATGCAAAAGATGAGAGCTGCTTTGCTTACTGATGATCTTCCTGTGGTTATTGGGAAAATTTCAGATTCAGGCAAGAATGAAAAAGGAAAAGTGTGGCCAACTGGAGAATTGGTGCAGTATGCTCAGGAAAAATTTGTGAATGACGATAAGAATGCAGCTATTGTTCGGTCAACAGCTAAATACAATTACGGAAATGATCCCTGGCACTATGACAGCGCAGGATATATTGATCTCGGGAAGAACTTTGCCGACGAAGTATTTAGACTGATTATAAAATAAGACCTAATATAATTCATAAGCAAAAAGTCATCTGTAATGGTTATTTTTGCAGTACGAAATCCTTCAAGGATTTAATTTTATTTTAAATTTTCTGAATGAACTCTTTAATCGATAAATATAATATTCCCGGACCTCGTTACACGTCTTATCCTACCGTTCCTTACTGGGACGAAAGCACTTTCTCACCCGAAAAATGGAAAGAAACGGTCATCAGGTCTTTTAATGAAACCAATGCTGAAGAAGGAATTTCTATTTATATTCATTTGCCTTTCTGCGAAGCTTTGTGTACATTTTGTGCATGTCATAAACGGATTACTAAGCAACATAGCGTTGAAATTCCATATTTGGAAAGCGTTTTAAAAGAATGGCAATTGTATCTTCAATTGTTTAATGAAAAACCGAAACTGAAAGAACTTCACTTAGGTGGCGGAACACCTACATTTTTCTCTCCTGAAAATCTGAGAACTTTATTGGAAGGGATTTTTTCTACGGTTGAAATAGCCGAGCATCAGGAGTTTTCTTTTGAAGGACATCCGAATAATACGACGAGAGAGCATTTACAGACTTTGTACGATTTAGGTTTCAGAAGAGCAAGTTTTGGCGTTCAGGATTATGATTTGAAAGTGCAGAAAGCAATCAATAGAATTCAGCCTTTTGAAAAAGTAAAAGAAGTGACCGAAATAGCCCGCGAAATTGGATATACAGGGATCAGTCATGATTTGGTATTTGGTCTTCCGCATCAAAGCTGGGAAGCGATGGAACATACCATCCGCAAAACAATGGAATTGAAACCGGACCGTTTGGCATTTTACTCTTATGCTCATGTTCCGTGGGTGAAAGGTGTAGGACAGCGTGGTTTTGACGAAAACGATTTGCCAAGTGGCGAAGAAAAACGCCGTCTGTATGAGGACGGAAAAAGACTTTTAGAAAATTTAGGATATATTGAAGTAGGGATGGATCATTTTTCTCTGGAGCATGATGATTTATACCAATCTTTAATTCAGAAAAAACTGCACCGGAATTTTATGGGATATACTTCAAGCAAAACCCAATTAATGGTTGGCTTGGGAATGTCTGCCATTTCAGATTCCTGGTATGCTTTTGCACAGAATGTGAAAACGGTAGAAGAGTATCAGAAAACAGTTGAAAAAGGTGTGATTCCTGTGGTGAAAGGGCATATTTTAAGTGATGAAGATTTAACAATACGCAGACATATTTTAAATTTAATGTGTCAGCTTGAAACTACTTTTGATGTTCAAAATTCTTTTCCCGAGCTTGAAAATGCTTTCGAAATGCTGAAAGAAATGGAAAGTGATGAATTGGTTGAAATTCATGACAATCAAATAAAAATCACCGAAAAGGGTAGAGCTTTCACAAGAAATGTTGCGATGGTATTTGATCTCAGAATGATGAGAAACAAACCTGAAACCAGGATTTTCTCGATGACGATATAAAAAAACAAGCGATTCAATTTTGAGTCGCTTGTTTTTTGTTTAAGTAAATATTGGTTATCTAGATTTGACCCAGTTTTTAAATTTAATTTTAGTCAGACAGAAAATTAAATTATTTAATAATCAACTTCTGGCTATACTCTTTTAAATCTCCGGATTTGATATTGATGTAATAAACTCCTGGAGTAATTCCTGTAACATCAAAGCTATTTTCACTATCAAGTTTTACGCTGTCGATTGCTTTACGACCTTCCGTGCTGATCAGCTCGATCTTAGCATTTGCAGTCTGTAATCCTTCTACAAAAACTCTTTCATCCGCAGGATTTGGATAAATTTTAATCCCATTCAATGTGTTTTCCTGAACTCCTAATGTTGATGTGGTGATTTTGTAAATAGTTCCGTTATTGACTGCTGCAACATAAAGCTCCTTTTGATTGTCTTCTCCGAACGTTGAAAAATTATTTCCGTTAAATGGTGTCGTCCATGTGATGACATTATTGGTGTCTAAAGTTCCGATCTGTGTAGAACAATAATCTGCGAAAAAATATTTTCCCTGAAGACTTGGTGAAGCTGTTCCTCGGTAAACATATCCGCCTGTTATTGAGCATTTGCCACCAGAATGATCATATACTGCAACAGGGAAAGTCATTGTTGAAGAAGCAGCACAACCTGCTGTATTGTATGTGTTGTTTCCTTCATAGCATCTCCATCCGTAGTTTACTCCTGCTGTTGTTACCGGAACTTTGTTGATTTCTTCTATCACGCCTTGCCCCACATCTGCAATCATTGCATTTCCTGTGGTTTGGTCAAATGAAAACTTCCAGGCATTTCTCAAACCGTAAGACCAGACTTCATCAGCACCATCAACTCCGGCTCCAACAAAAGGATTTCCTGACGGGATATTATATGATCCTGTTGAATTAATATCAATTCTTAACATTTTACCCAAAAGTGAATTCTTATTCTGACCATTATTGTTGGGGTCACCACCGCTGCCTCCATCACCTGTTACAATCCATAAATTACCATCGGGTGCAAAGTGAATGCTTCCGCCATTATGATTGTCAAAAGGTTTAGGGATGTTTAAAATAATCTTTTCTGTAGTATCATTTGCAACATTCGGATTTGCTGAGCTTACAGTGTATCTGGCCACTACAATATTTCCCGCTGTATTGTTATAATATACAAAGAAGTATCCGTTGGTTGCATACTGAGGGTGAAAAGCTAAGCCTAGGAGCCCTCGCTCACCACCAAAGGTTATTTTTGAGCTGATATTCAGAAAGTCAGCGGCATTCACGGTTCCGTTGGGTTGTACGATTTTTATAATTCCATTTTGTTGAACTACAAATAATCGGGTGTCATTGGCGTGGGTAATCTCAACCGGACTAGTGAATCCAGTTGCAAATTGCGTCAATGCAAAGCTCTGTGCACTGAAAGGTAAGGCAGATAACAAGATTGCCGAAAGTAATAATTTTCTCATAATATTTTGATATTTAGTGTATTATGTTTAATGAAAATTTCGTACCAAAAGAGAATTAAAAACTTCATTACAAAATATTAAGATAAATTGCTGAATCTTTAATTGAAAGCAGAATGCCGATATATCTGAAAATAAACCATTTCTGTTCTTAAAAATTCATAAAATATCAAGAAAATCATTATATTTGCCGACTTAATTTAACGTAGTTATAACAAAATGCAAGGAAAAGGACTTATTACAATTGTTGCTATTGTACTAGGGTTAATTTGCTTAAATGAGCTATTACCAACATGGTACGCCAGCAAGATTGAAAAGCAGGCAACTGCTATTGCAGGAGACAATCCGGAAAAGTATCAGAAAGAAATCGCAAGACTTTCTAAGGATACACTTAATCTAGGTTTCACAGAACTTTATTACACCAAAGCGAAAGACAAGGAAATGAAACTTGGTCTTGACCTTAAAGGAGGGATCAACGTTCTTTTGGAGATCAACCAGAGAGACTTGGTGAATGATTTAACCAATTATTCTACCAATCCTATTTTGATTGAAGCTTTAAACAGAACTGACGAAGCTCAGAAAAACTCTACAAGACCTTACATCGATAATTTCTTTGTTGAGTTTAATGCTGTAAACAAAGCAAAAGGAGCTAATCTGAAACTTGCAGATCCTGAAATCTTCGGAAACACCAATCTTTCTGAGATTAAATTTAATACTACTGACGAGCAGGTGCAGAGTATCGTGAAAAGAAGAATCGACCTATCGGTAGGTACTGCTTTTGAAGTAATCAGAACCAGAATCGATAAGCTTGGAGCCATCCAGCCAAACGTTCAGAGAGTTCCTGGTACTGCGAGAATTTCTGTAGAAATGCCTGGTATGAAAGATATCGATAAGGTGAAAAAAATGCTTCAGACTTCTGCGAAACTTCAGTTTTGGGAAGTACAGCAGTTTGGTGAGGTAGCACCTTATTTCCAGAATTTAACCAATGCAGTTTCTACTAAAGGTGATTCTATCGGTGTCGCTAAAAATGTGAATCTGATGGCCTTAATGCAAGGTGGTAAATCTGGTACCCAAAGCTCAGTAGGAAGCGTGAAATTGTCTGATACTGCTATTGTTAACAAGGTTTTAAACAGTAAAGTTGCTAAGTCTTTAAGACCTGCAAACTTAAAATATACCCAATTCATGTGGGGTTACAAGCCAGAATCTACGGATACTAACAGCTTGGTTTTATATGCAATCAAAGGTAGCATCAATCAAAAAGCTCCGGTAGATGGTGCAGTAGAAACTGCTAGTATCGGATATGATGATTTGAGCAGAGTGGTTGTCGACATGCAAATGGATTCTAAAGGTGCTAAAGAATGGAAAACTCTGACAGAAAAAAATGTTGGAAGACCTGTAGCAGTAACTTTAGATAACAGAGTATATACCGCACCAAATGTTGTTGGTGCTATTCCAAACGGTAGAACTCAAATCTCAGGTAACTTCTCTCAGGAGGAAGCTAAAGAATTGGTTGACGTTTTAGGAGCTGGTAAATTACCTGCAGGAGCAAAAGTTGTTCAGGCTACGCAGGTAGGTCCTTCATTAGGTGAAGAATCAATCAATGCAGGGGTAATATCGTTTGCTATTGCATTTTTAATTATCATTGTATACATCGTATTCTATTATGGTGGAGCAGGTGTTTATGCGGTAATTGCAATGATCATCAACTTGTTTTATATTTTCGGAATTATGGATTCCGGAGACTTTACATTAACGCTTCCCGGTATTGCTGGTATTGTACTGACAATGGCGATGGCGGTTGATACCAACGTAATTATTTACGAAAGAACCAAAGAAGAACTTTTTGCAGGAAAAAATATTCTTGAAGCTTACAGAGACGGATTTAAACATGCTTTAAATGCAATTATTGATGGTCACCTTACAACTTTATTAACAGCAGTAGTATTGTTCTTCTTCGGAACGGGTCCTATTAAAGGATTTGCTTTAACGTTGATGATTGGTATTGTAATGACACTTTTCACTTCGGTAGCACTTTCTAGAGTAATGATTTTCTCAAGATTAGAAAAAGGTAAAGGTCTTTCAGTTTGGACTCCTCCTACAAAAAACCTTTTCAGAAATACTTGGATCGACTTTATCGGAAAAAGAAAAATCGCTTATACTGTATCAGCTATATTAACAGTTATATGTTTGGTTTCAATCTTCACAAACGGTTTCAAATACGGAATTGATTTTACGGGAGGTAGAAATTATGTAGTTAGATTCGATAAGGATGTGAAAGCGGAAGATATTGAGCAAAAACTAGTAAAAGTATTTGCAACCTCAGATGGGAAAAATTCTTCTGTAGAAGCTAAAACCTTCGGTAATGACAGACAATTGAAAATCTCAACAGATTATTTAATTGATGATGAATCTTTGAAAGCTGACCAAACAGTTGAACAAAAATTATTTGAAGGTTTGAAATCAAATCTACCAACTAATACAACGATACAAGATTTTAAATCAGCAGATAATGCTAGTGTAGGTATTGTATCTTCTGAAAAAGTAGGTCCTACGGTTGCCGATGATATTAAAACGCATGGTATTCTAGCTGTAGTAGCTGCATTGGGTGGTATTTTTATTTATATCCTTGTGAGATTTAGAAAATGGCAATTCTCCTTAGGAGCAGTAGCTGCTTTATTCCATGATGCGGTGATTATTTTAGGTGCTTATTCACTCCTACACAGAATCATGCCATTCAATATGGAAATCAATCAGGATTTTGTAGCTGCAATTCTTACAGTATTGGGTTATTCTATCAATGATACCGTAATTATCTTCGATAGAATTAGAGAGTATTTAAGAGAAAAGAAATCAATAACATTGGCAGGATTATTTGATGATTCTATTTCTAGTACTTTAGGTAGAACTTTCAATACCACTTTTACCGTATTACTTGTAATTCTTGCAATCTTTATTTTCGGAGGAGATAATCTTAGAGGATTTATGTTTGCATTACTTATCGGAATAGGCTTTGGTGCATACTCATCAATATTTATCGCATCTGCGATTGCCTATGACTTCTTGAAATCTGGAAAAGAAGAAGAAGTACATGGTAAAACAACCACAAACAAAGAAGTTCTTGCTTCAAAATAAATTTAACTACATTAAATACAAAAAGAGCCTTTCATCTGAAGGGCTCTTTTTTTGCCTTAATCTCTAATACATTTTTCTCCTTTTAGAGATTGGAATAAACCTCTTATTTTAAATAAAATTAAAAAGACCCTGATTTTTTCTGAAATTTTTCATTTTAAATCAAAAATAATCTGCGCAAATCTGCGTAATCTGTGGGATTTAATTTTTCCCACTAATTTGAGTTTTCATGCTCAACAATAGAATTAAATTTAAAACTAAAAATTAATAGCAATATTAAACTTTACACTCACAATATCCCTTTTCCCAATATTTCCTTACTTTTGCACCATTATGGAAAAATCGAAAAAGAAAGCAGCCATGAGCTTTATTTTCATCACCTTACTAATTGATATTACAGGGTGGGGAATTATTATTCCGGTGGTTCCGGCATTGATCAAAGAGTTGATTCATGCGGATATCAGCGAAGCTGCCAAATATGGTGGCTGGCTTGGTTTTGCGTATGCATTTACCCAATTTATTTTTTCGCCTATTGTTGGGAATCTGAGTGACAAATTCGGACGAAGACCCATAATTTTGATTTCACTTTTCGGTTTTGCGGTAGATTATATTCTTTTAGCGTTATCACCAACAATAATCTGGCTTTTTGCAGGGAGAATTATTGCCGGAATTACAGGAGCAAGTGTGACCACAGCAAGCGCTTATATTGCAGATATTTCAACCGATGAGGACAGAGCAAAGAACTTTGGATTGATCGGTGCTGCGTTTGGTCTTGGATTTATTATAGGCCCTGTGATTGGTGGTATTTTAGGACATTACGGAGCGAGAGTCCCATTTTATGCAGCGGCGGTTTTGTGTCTGCTAAATTTCCTTTATGGCTATTTCATTCTTCCGGAAAGTTTAGATAAAGACAAAAGAAGAGAATTCAGTTGGAAGCGTGCAAATCCTGTCGGTTCATTTAAATTTTTAGGCAAGCATCCGGAAATTTCAGGTTTAATTGTTGCTTTAATTTTAATCTATATCGCAGGTCATGCGGTTCAGAGCAACTGGAGTTTCTTCACCATGTATGAATTTGATTGGACAGAAAGAATGGTTGGAATTTCTCTTGGTGTTGTCGGACTTTTAGTAGGCTTGGTACAAGGAGTTTTAATTCGATGGACGACACCAAAATTAGGCGAGCAAAAAAGTATTTATTACGGTTTAGCCTTATATGCATTGGGAATGTTATTGTTTTCATTTGCCACAGAAGGCTGGATGATGTTTGTATTTTTAATTCCCTATTGTTTAGGTGGAATTTGCGGGCCGGCTTTGCAGTCTGTGATTACCAAAAGTGTTCCCAGCAACGAACAAGGGGAACTTCAGGGAGCTTTAACGAGTTTAATGAGTGCAACTTCAATTATCGGTCCGCCAATGATGACGCAGTTATTTTTCTATTTTACCCATAAAGATGCACCTTTTAAATTTTCAGGAGCTCCGTTCTTTTTGGCGTTTATTTTGATGACCATTAGTGTAATCGTTACTTACTATACTTTTCAGAAAAAGAAATCCTAAAACGTGTGGTTTTTAGAAAAAATTCGGAAATATTTATATTATGTGATGTGAATTTTTCATATTTTTGCTGGAAATAACATAAATATGAAAATTGAAAGAATGATGCTCGCATTGCTTGCATCAGCAATGTTTCTAAGCTGTAGCAGTAATGATGAAGCTACTCAGGAAGAAAGTAGTAATAATAATTCGTCTACAGTTCCGGCAATTTACAGCAAAATTTATGGTGCTTCAAGCATCACTTCAGACGGAACTTATGTCTATATAAAAACAACAGGCACTCCGGATCATAAAAGTGTTTATTATTCTACAAGTAACAGTTTGTACGAAAATTTCTCAGGAACAACTTTTGGAGGCTTTACATTTTCAAAAAATCCAAATTCTATTTCTACTAAAAATTATACATTTAAAATTCCGATAAATCCTGTAATGGCTTCTAATCATGCAGCAACGCCTTTAGGTCCTATAGGAATTTCGCTAAATGGTGTTCCGTTTTTTAACCAATATGCAGGTCCTAATCAACCACTTAGCGGGGAAATCGTTTCTTTTGATCAATATTGGGGACATCCTGCACCAGGCGGAGATTATCACTATCATGTAGAACCAAAATATCTTACAACCGTTAAAGCTTCAAAATCTGCTTTATTAGGTTTTTTATTGGATGGTTTTCCGGTTTACGGACCTGAAGAAAATGGTTCTGCAGTTGCTAATGCTTCTTTAGACGCATATCATGGCCATACAAGTGTGACGGCAGATTATCCGGCCGGGATTTATCATTACCACATCACAAATACAGATCCCTATATTAACGGAAACGGGTTTTATGGCACTGCGGGTACTGTCAGCAATTAGCATTTTATTTTTAATAATTTCCTGTCATTCATCTGATCAGGAAAAATTGAAATATTATAACTTTTCCGTGCTTCATCTGGAAAACAATAATGGTTTGGTGAAGAATAATGGTCAACCATTTACAGGAATTGTGTATTCATTTTATCCTAATACAAAAGATACTGCCGAAGTGATGGGCTTTAATAAAGGAAAAGAACATTCTGAATGGAAAAGATTTTTCCCAAACGGTAAACTGATGCAGCAACGTTATTTTGATAACGGAATCAAAGTTAAAACTCTAAAGGAATGGTGGGAAAACGGAAAGCCAAAATTATCAGCTTCTTTTTTGAAAGGTGAAAATAATGGCGAATTTAAAGAATGGAATAGGGATGGAAGACTTGTAAAACAAATGCATTATAGTGTAGGATATGAAGAAGGAAGCCAGAAACAATTCTATGATAACGGAAAAATTAGATCAAATTATATCATGAGAGATGGTAAAAGATATGGTTTGCTCGGAACTAAAAATTGTGTGAATGTCAAAGACAGTGTTTTTCAGAAGTAGTTTTATTATTCTTTTAATGTTTGTTTCCTGCAAGCAAAATAGTGAAATCCCTTACTATAATACTCCGGATTTTGAGCCGCATTTTTTGTCAAAGCATGATGCCCTAAAAGAAGTTCCACACACGATTGCTCCTTTTTCTTTTACAGATCAGGATCAGAAAATAATTACAGATAAAACTGTAGATCATAAGATACACGTTGCAAGTTTTATTTTTACTTCCTGTGGAAGTATTTGTCCTGTTATGATTAAGAATCTAAGTGCCGTAAGTGAAAAATACGAAAAAAACGAAGATGTAATTTTGCTGTCATTTTCTGTAACCCCTTGGATTGATACACCGAAAAAGCTTAAAGACTTTAAGAATGAAAATAAAATAAGCAATAAGAATTGGCATTTTTTAACCGGAAAAAAAGGAGAAATTTATCAATTGGCAAGGCGATCTTATTTTGCAGAAGAGGATTTAGGATTTACAAGTGACAGTACAAAATTTCTTCATACAGAACACATTATATTAGCAGATCAAAACAAAAAAATAAGAGGAATATACAACGGAACTTTACAGACTGATATAGAGCAGCTTATTAAAGATATAGATGTTTTGAGAAAAGAGTAATTTAAAACTTAATTTTTTATTAAATCTTAAAATTAGGACTTTCAGATTCATATATCTTTTGTAATTTAGCATCATGGAATTAAGCATTGGAGAAATGGCATTAATCGCCATTGCGATTGTAGTTTTATTCGGTCCGGATAAACTGCCTCAGATTGCCCGTGATCTAGGATCCGGAGTGAGAAAAATGCGTGGGGCAGTAGAAGATATCAAGACCGAAATCATGAAAGAGACAGATAATCCTGTTTCTGAAATCAAACGTGAAATCGAAAAAGTAAAAGATGCTGCCAAAGATTTTGATCCTACAAAAAATCTTCAGAAAGATTTGATGGGTGAACCTTCTGTATCTGAAACACCAAAGATCAAACCTTCGGATGATGATACCTATGAAGGGCCTGTAAGCAGATAATAATGGAAGAGATCATTCTTGAAGATAAAAAGGCATTTCTGTACCTTAATAATTTAGGAGATACGCCATTCGATCAGTTTTGGCTCATGGTTTCCGGAACATGGATCTGGGTACCGCTTTACATTATTTTCTGTTATTTTCTTTATAAAAATTTTAAGCTTAAATCTTTACTGTATATTCTTCTTTTCGTTGCCATCGGGGTCACGATTTCCGATCAGGTATCAGGGATTTTCAAATACGGAGTTGCGAGATTAAGGCCTTGTCACGACCCAAGTTTACAGTCTTATATGAGAATTGTAAAATGTGGCGGACAATTCGGTTTTTACTCTGCACATGCCTCAAATACCTTCTTTTTAGCAAGTTATTTAAGTTTTCTGTTAAAAGATAAGCTTAAGTGGTTTCCTTATGTTATATTTGTTTGGGCTGTGGTGGTATCATACAGTCGCATTTATTTAGGAGTGCATTTCCCGATAGATATTTTGGTGGGGGCGTTTGTTGGAATTTTATTGGGAGCGATATTTTCTGTGCTCGCAAAAAAAGTCATCAACAAACAAACTATATAAAATGAAAAAACATCTATTCATTATTACTTTAGCGGTTTCATCGCTACAATTTTTCTCAGCTCAAGACAAAAAAATCGCAGAAGAATGCATGCGAAAGGCCGATTACAAATGTGCCGAAGAGCAGTATGCAAAACTGGCTGACAAAGAAATGATTCAGCAGTATCAATCTGAATATTTCAATAATTTAGGTACAGCGCAAAGACGATTAGGAAAAACGGCGGCGGCTTTTAAATCTTATGAATCTGCTTTGAAGTCAAATCCTAAGTCGGCGGCTGTGTACGCTAATTTGGGCTCGTTGCATAATCAAAAAGGAAGTAAAACCAAAGCATTGGATTACCTGAATAAAGGTTTACTCATCGATGAAGAGAATGCTGAAATGTATCTGACTCGGGCTAAGGTTTATGAAAATCTAAACAAAAAAGATTTAGCCGAAAAAGATTTAAATCAAATTCTAAGCTTTGCACCAGACAATATTT contains:
- a CDS encoding TCR/Tet family MFS transporter, whose amino-acid sequence is MMEKSKKKAAMSFIFITLLIDITGWGIIIPVVPALIKELIHADISEAAKYGGWLGFAYAFTQFIFSPIVGNLSDKFGRRPIILISLFGFAVDYILLALSPTIIWLFAGRIIAGITGASVTTASAYIADISTDEDRAKNFGLIGAAFGLGFIIGPVIGGILGHYGARVPFYAAAVLCLLNFLYGYFILPESLDKDKRREFSWKRANPVGSFKFLGKHPEISGLIVALILIYIAGHAVQSNWSFFTMYEFDWTERMVGISLGVVGLLVGLVQGVLIRWTTPKLGEQKSIYYGLALYALGMLLFSFATEGWMMFVFLIPYCLGGICGPALQSVITKSVPSNEQGELQGALTSLMSATSIIGPPMMTQLFFYFTHKDAPFKFSGAPFFLAFILMTISVIVTYYTFQKKKS
- a CDS encoding YHYH protein, which codes for MKIERMMLALLASAMFLSCSSNDEATQEESSNNNSSTVPAIYSKIYGASSITSDGTYVYIKTTGTPDHKSVYYSTSNSLYENFSGTTFGGFTFSKNPNSISTKNYTFKIPINPVMASNHAATPLGPIGISLNGVPFFNQYAGPNQPLSGEIVSFDQYWGHPAPGGDYHYHVEPKYLTTVKASKSALLGFLLDGFPVYGPEENGSAVANASLDAYHGHTSVTADYPAGIYHYHITNTDPYINGNGFYGTAGTVSN
- a CDS encoding toxin-antitoxin system YwqK family antitoxin — protein: MKYYNFSVLHLENNNGLVKNNGQPFTGIVYSFYPNTKDTAEVMGFNKGKEHSEWKRFFPNGKLMQQRYFDNGIKVKTLKEWWENGKPKLSASFLKGENNGEFKEWNRDGRLVKQMHYSVGYEEGSQKQFYDNGKIRSNYIMRDGKRYGLLGTKNCVNVKDSVFQK
- a CDS encoding SCO family protein, whose product is MSKTVFFRSSFIILLMFVSCKQNSEIPYYNTPDFEPHFLSKHDALKEVPHTIAPFSFTDQDQKIITDKTVDHKIHVASFIFTSCGSICPVMIKNLSAVSEKYEKNEDVILLSFSVTPWIDTPKKLKDFKNENKISNKNWHFLTGKKGEIYQLARRSYFAEEDLGFTSDSTKFLHTEHIILADQNKKIRGIYNGTLQTDIEQLIKDIDVLRKE
- a CDS encoding twin-arginine translocase TatA/TatE family subunit, with amino-acid sequence MELSIGEMALIAIAIVVLFGPDKLPQIARDLGSGVRKMRGAVEDIKTEIMKETDNPVSEIKREIEKVKDAAKDFDPTKNLQKDLMGEPSVSETPKIKPSDDDTYEGPVSR
- a CDS encoding phosphatase PAP2 family protein, which produces MEEIILEDKKAFLYLNNLGDTPFDQFWLMVSGTWIWVPLYIIFCYFLYKNFKLKSLLYILLFVAIGVTISDQVSGIFKYGVARLRPCHDPSLQSYMRIVKCGGQFGFYSAHASNTFFLASYLSFLLKDKLKWFPYVIFVWAVVVSYSRIYLGVHFPIDILVGAFVGILLGAIFSVLAKKVINKQTI
- a CDS encoding lipopolysaccharide assembly protein LapB yields the protein MKKHLFIITLAVSSLQFFSAQDKKIAEECMRKADYKCAEEQYAKLADKEMIQQYQSEYFNNLGTAQRRLGKTAAAFKSYESALKSNPKSAAVYANLGSLHNQKGSKTKALDYLNKGLLIDEENAEMYLTRAKVYENLNKKDLAEKDLNQILSFAPDNIFARTSLANLKKRNGDLEGSLKDYNKLLSEKPESLLYNGRADVYLKLKKYKEALADVNKAISIDPKFSQSYVTKALILFDSAKDKEACASLDKAVATGYEKAALTEQYAKCVKK